From one Anomalospiza imberbis isolate Cuckoo-Finch-1a 21T00152 chromosome 25, ASM3175350v1, whole genome shotgun sequence genomic stretch:
- the LOC137462372 gene encoding protein argonaute-4, with product MEALGPGPPTSLFQPPRRPGLGTVGKPIRLLANHFQVQIPKIDVYHYDVDIKPEKRPRRVNREVVDTMVRHFKMQIFGDRQPGYDGKRNMYTAHPLPIGRDRVDMEVTLPGEGKDQTFKVSIQWVSVVSLQMLLEALAGHLNEVPEDSVQALDVITRHLPSMRYTPVGRSFFSPPEGYYHPLGGGREVWFGFHQSVRPAMWNMMLNIDVSATAFYRAQPIIEFMCEVLDIQNISEQSKPLTDSQRVKFTKEIRGLKVEVTHCGQMKRKYRVCNVTRRPASHQTFPLQLENGQAMECTVAQYFKQKYSLQLKYPHLPCLQVGQEQKHTYLPLEVCNIVAGQRCIKKLTDNQTSTMIKATARSAPDRQEEISRLVKSNSMVGGPDPYLKEFGIVVHNEMTELTGRVLPAPMLQYGGRNKTVATPNQGVWDMRGKQFYAGIEIKVWAVACFAPQKQCREDLLKSFTDQLRKISKDAGMPIQGQPCFCKYAQGADSVEPMFKHLKLTYVGLQLIVVILPGKTPVYAEVKRVGDTLLGMATQCVQVKNVVKTSPQTLSNLCLKINAKLGGINNVLVPHQRPSVFQQPVIFLGADVTHPPAGDGKKPSIAAVVGSMDGHPSRYCATVRVQTSRQETSQELLYSQEVIQDLTNMVRELLIQFYKSTRFKPTRIIYYRGGVSEGQMKQVAWPELIAIRKACISLEEDYRPGITYIVVQKRHHTRLFCADKTERVGKSGNVPAGTTVDSTITHPSEFDFYLCSHAGIQGTSRPSHYQVLWDDNCFTADELQLLTYQLCHTYVRCTRSVSIPAPAYYARLVAFRARYHLVDKDHDSAEGSHVSGQSNGRDPQALAKAVQIHHDTQHTMYFA from the exons ATGGAGGCGCTGGGACCCG GGCCCCCAACCAGCCTCTTCCAGCCGCCCCGTCGCCCAGGCCTGGGCACTGTTGGGAAACCCATCCGGCTCCTGGCCAACCACTTCCAGGTTCAGATCCCCAAGATTGATGTTTATCACTATGATGTAGATATCAAACCAGAGAAACGCCCCCGAAGAGTCAACAG GGAGGTGGTGGATACGATGGTGAGGCACTTCAAGATGCAGATATTTGGGGATCGGCAGCCCGGGTACGATGGGAAGCGGAACATGTACACGGCACACCCCTTACCCATTGGCAGGGACAGA GTGGATATGGAGGTTACACTTCCAGGAGAGGGGAAGGACCAGACATTTAAAGTTTCCATTCAGTGGGTGTCAGTCGTCAGCCTTCAGATGCTGCTGGAAGCTCTTGCAGGGCACTTGAATGAAGTTCCTGAAGATTCTGTACAGGCACTGGATGTAATCACACGGCACCTTCCCTCCATGAG GTACACCCCTGTGGGTCGCTCCTTCTTCTCCCCCCCTGAAGGTTATTACCACCCCCTGGGAGGGGGCAGGGAGGTCTGGTTTGGCTTCCACCAGTCGGTCCGTCCTGCCATGTGGAACATGATGCTCAACATCGATG TGTCAGCGACTGCTTTCTATCGTGCCCAGCCTATCATTGAGTTCATGTGCGAGGTCTTGGACATCCAGAACATCAGTGAACAAAGCAAACCTCTGACAGACTCCCAGCGTGTCAAGTTTACCAAAGAAATCAGAG GTCTAAAAGTAGAGGTGACCCACTGTGGCCAGATGAAGAGAAAATACCGAGTTTGCAATGTTACCCGGCGACCAGCCAGCCACCAGAC GttccctctgcagctggagaaTGGGCAGGCCATGGAGTGCACAGTAGCTCAGTATTTTAAGCAGAAATACAGTCTGCAGCTGAAATACCCTCACCTGCCCTGTCTCCAAGTGGGACAGGAGCAGAAACACACGTACCTGCCACTGGAG GTGTGTAACATCGTGGCTGGCCAGAGGTGCATCAAGAAGCTCACGGACAATCAGACCTCGACCATGATAAAAGCAACAGCCAGGTCTGCCCCAGACAGGCAGGAGGAGATCAGCAGACTG GTGAAGAGCAACAGTATGGTTGGTGGGCCTGATCCGTATCTGAAGGAGTTTGGAATTGTTGTCCACAATGAAATGACAGAGCTGACAGGCAGAGTTCTGCCAGCCCCAATGCTGCAGTATGGAGGCAGG AACAAGACTGTGGCCACACCAAACCAAGGCGTGTGGGACATGAGAGGGAAACAGTTCTATGCTGGCATTGAGATTAAAGTTTGGGCTGTTGCCTGTTTTGCTCCTCAAAAACAATGCAGGGAAGACTTGCTGAA GAGTTTCACGGACCAGCTGCGCAAGATCTCCAAGGACGCCGGGATGCCCATCCAGGGCCAGCCCTGCTTCTGCAAGTACGCCCAGGGTGCAGACAGCGTGGAGCCCATGTTCAAACACTTAAAGCTGACTTACGTTGGCCTGCAGCTCATCGTGGTGATTCTGCCTGGGAAGACGCCTGTGTACG CTGAAGTCAAACGGGTCGGAGATACTCTTCTAGGCATGGCCACACAGTGTGTTCAAGTAAAGAACGTGGTCAAAACCTCTCCACAAACGCTGTCCAACCTGTGTCTGAAGATCAACGCCAAGCTCGGAGGAATCAACAATGTGCTGGTACCTCATCAAAG GCCCTCAGTGTTCCAGCAGCCAGTGATCTTTTTGGGAGCAGATGTCACTCACCCTCCCGCCGGGGATGGGAAGAAGCCGTCCATCGCGGCCGTGGTGGGCAGCATGGACGGGCACCCCAGCCGCTACTGCGCCACGGTGCGCGTGCAGACCTCGCGCCAGGAGacctcccaggagctgctctacAGCCAGGAGGTGATCCAGGACCTGACCAACATGGTGCGGGAGCTGTTGATCCAGTTCTACAAATCCACTCGTTTCAAGCCCACGAGGATCATTTACTACAGAGGGGGAGTGTCGGAAGGACAGATGAAACAG GTAGCTTGGCCAGAGCTGATCGCCATCCGGAAGGCCTGCATTAGTTTGGAAGAAGATTATAGACCTGGAATAACCTACATTGTTGTGCAGAAAAGGCATCACACCAGGCTGTTCTGTGCTGACAAAACTGAAAGG GTGGGTAAAAGTGGCAACGTACCAGCAGGCACTACTGTGGACAGCACCATCACACATCCCTCTGAATTTGACTTTTACCTCTGTAGCCATGCAGGAATTCAG GGAACCAGCCGGCCCTCCCACTACCAGGTGTTGTGGGATGACAACTGCTTCACAGCAGacgagctgcagctgctgacgTACCAGCTGTGCCACACGTACGTGCGCTGCACCCGCTCCGTCTCCATCCCCGCACCCGCCTACTACGCCAGGCTGGTGGCCTTTCGGGCCAGGTACCATCTTGTGGACAAGGATCACGACAG CGCTGAGGGCAGCCACGTGTCGGGGCAGAGCAACGGCCGCGATCCGCAGGCGCTGGCCAAGGCCGTGCAGATCCACCACGACACCCAGCACACCATGTATTTCGCTTGA